Part of the Polyangiaceae bacterium genome, GGCGGCTCGAGCTCGGGCGGCTCGAGCTCGGGCGGCTCGAACAGCGGGGGAACCAGCAGCGGCGGCAGCGCCGGCTCGAGCAGCGGTGGAGCCAGCTCTGGCGGCAGCGCCGGCTCGGGCAGCGGCGGGACCTCGAGCGGCGGGACCTCGAGCGGCGGGGCCGGCAGCGGCGGTGCGCCAGCGGGTGGCGGCGCCACGGGCACCGGCGGCAGCGGCGCGACCAGCTCTCAGAACGGCCCGCCTGCGGGGAACCCGGACGGGAAATGTTCCGACCCGCTCCCGAGCGGCGCCGGCCTCGAGAGCGTCGCCTCACCGACCACGGTAGTGGGGACCGGGACGGCGGCGAGCTGCACGTCGCAGGCGTTCGTGGACGCGGTGGCCAAGGGCGGCGTCATCACCTTCAACTGCGGCGCCGACCCCGTGACCATCACGCTGACCCAGACGGCGAAGATCTTCAACGACAAGGGGCCGAAGATCGTCATCGACGGCGGCGGCAAGGTCACCCTCTCCGGCGGCGGCAAGGTGCGCATCCTGTACCAGAACACCTGCGACCAGGCGCAGAAGTGGACGACCCCGACCTGTCAGAACCAGGACCACCCGCAGCTCAGCCTCCAGAACCTCACCTTCGTCGACGGCAACTCGAAGGGCGAGACGAAGGAAGGCGGCGGTGGCGGCGCGGTGTTCGTGCGCGGTGGGCGCGTGAAGATCATCAACTCGCGCTTCTTCAACAACGTGTGCGACGACGTGGGCCCGGACGTGGGCGGCGCGGCGGTGCGCGTGCTGAGCCAGTACCAAGGCCTGCCCGTGTACGTGGTGAACAGCACCTTCGGCGGCGCTTCGGGCTACGGCAACACCTGCTCGAACGGCGGCGGCCTCTCCAGCATCGGCGTCTCGTACACCGTGATCGACAGCCTGTTCTCCCACAACAAGGCCATCGGCAACGGCGCCAACCCGGCCAAGGCCGGCACCCCGGGTGGCGGCAGCGGCGGCGCCATCTACAACGACGGCAACACCTTCCACCTCACGCTGTGCGGCACGAAGATCGTGGACAACACCGCGAACGAGGGCGGTGGCGCCATCTTCTTCGTCAGCAACGACAAGACCGGGACGATGACCATCAAGGACTCGTTCCTGAGCAACAACAAGAGCGGCAAGTTCGAGACCCAGGGCTTCCCGGGCATCTTCGTGCTCGCGAAGAACCCGCCCACGGTCGTGAACTCCACGCTTCAATAGGCCCCTGCTCGGGGCGCGGCGCCCCGATTTCTTGGCCCTGGCCTGCGATGCGAGCGATGCCGGGGACGTGACTGCCCGAGCTCTGCATTCGAGCCCCGACCTCCCGCGCGATCCTTCCGTGGTCGTGCGCGACGCGTCCGGCGATCGGACACTCCGCCCCCCGCCCGTCAGCCGGCGCCGACTGCGCGTTCAGACGCTGCCCGGCCTGGGTGAGAGCGCGGACGAGTACCGCGCCTCGCTCCTACCCGTGGCGGCGGACGACTTCAGCGCGGTGGACGAGCTCCTGGCTTCGTTCGACTTCCCGGCGGACTGACTCGGCTCAGCGCCCGCGGCCGGCGCGGCGACCCGTGGTGGGCGAGACTCGCCCGGAGAGCCAGCTCTCGAGCTCCGCCAGATCGGCGACGCGGACGACCCCGCGGGGCAAGCTCGTGAGGCTCTGGGCAGAGTGTCCGCCCAAGACCAGGGTCGTGTGCGGCGGCAGCGCGGCGTCGAGCTCGGCTATGAACGGCAGGGCGATGGCGCCATCCAGGCTCACGCACGAGAGCAGCACGGCGTCGCTGGCGCTGCTCTTCACCGCCCGGACGACCTCGGCCACGGGCAGGTTCGGCCCCAGATACAGGCTGCGCCAGCCGCTCATGGCCGCGGTCACCGCCGCCATCAGCGCGCCGAGCTCGTGGTGTTCTCCGGACGGCGTGGTCGCCACGGCGCTCGGCGCTCCGCCGTCGGGAGCGAACAGGCGCAGCATCGCGCCGAGCTGGCTCCGCACCATGGCGCTGGCGGCGTGTTCGTGCGCGACGTGCAGCTCGCCTTCCTGCCAGCGGGAGCCCAGCTCGTGGAGCAGCGGCACCAGCACCTGGTCGATGAGCTCGCGTCGCGGCAGCGCCAGCGCCGCGCCCGCCAGGGTCTGCTCGGCCAGCGCCAGGTCGAGCCGCTCGATGTGCTCGAGGTAGCGCTCGACGAGCGCGAGCGCAGGCTCGGGCGCCGGCTCGCTCTTGGGCTCGTCGTGGAGCGAAAGGAGCTTCGCGAGCTCCGGCGCCGGCAGACGGGCTACGTCCCCGATGCCGTGCCCCAGCCCGAGCAGCCGCTTGATCATGCGCAGGCGCTGCACGTCCCCATCACTGTAGAGGCGATCGCCACCGTCGGAGCGCTGGGGCTTGAGGGTGCCGTAGCGACGCTCCCACACCCGCAAGGCATGGGTCGAGATCCCCGTCAGGCGCGCCACGGCTCCGATGCGATGGCGCGGTGTTTCGTCGTCGGTGGTCATTTCAGCCCAGAGAGCGCCTGAACGGTCTCCGCGACCCCAGGATAGCCCGCGAAGAACCAGCTCCACCAGCCCATCATCATGGTGCTGTGACCGATCAAGATGCCGACGTGGCTCCACATCTCGACCCGGTCGGCGTGCCGGCCGGCGTAACGCCGCCAGTGGAAGACCTCGTCCACGATGCTGTAGAAGAACGACAGCACGGTCAGCACCATCGCGGGGATCCACAGGGCACGAGGCGCGTGGTACGCGGCGGCGAGCAGCACCGAGCTGCCGATGCCGCAGAAGATGGTGATGCCGTGGACCAGGCCCTCGGCCTTGCTGATCTCCTCGCGGTACACGGTGCGGTGCCCGATGGTGTCGATGCTGATGGAGAGGGCGAAGATCACCGCCCCGAACGGCACCATCCAGGCCTCCGCGGGGTAGCGCACGCCGCGGCTGTGGCCGAACAGCAAGAAGCCGCCGGTGGAGAAGACCAGGCCGAGCATCAGCCCGACCCAGCCCACGTACACGCTCCAGTCGATACGCTCGAACTGACGGATGCGACCGACGTAGGTGACGACCTCAGATGGGAAGGACGTCATCGGGGTACCTCGCGATGGGCAGCGCGCGGAGCGGGGCGCGCGGAGTGAGCAAGCGGCGGGGGAGCTCCAGCAGGCTGGACAGCGCGGCGCGGGCGCACAGGAGCAGCTTCTTCCAGCGCGGCACCACCGCGCGGCTCCCGAGGTCGAAGCGCCGCCGCCGGATCTCGCGCCCGATGGCGGCGTACACCAGGCCTGCCGTGCGCACCGCGAAGGCGCTGCGCGCGTCCAGCGCCGAGAGGCCGCGCCGACCCGAGTCGTAGAAGCGGTCGGCCTCGCGGAGCAGCCGCTCCGCCGCGCGCGCCTCGGACGCGGAGCCGAGCTCGGCGGGCAGGTACACACGGCCGCGACCCCGGTCCTCGCGCACGTCGCGCACGATGTTGGTGAGCTGCATGCCCATGCCCAGATGGGCTGCGTGACGCAGCGCCCGCGGGTCGGAGACGCCGAGCACGTGGCACATCATCAGCCCGACCACGCCGGCCACTCGGTGGCAGTAGAGGAGCAGGTCGTCCAGGCTCCGGTAGCGGAAGCCCTCGGCGTCCATGCGCATGCCCCGGAGCAGCTCCGCGGGGTATTCGCGGGGGATGCCGCGCGCCCGAACGACCTGCTGAAAGGCCGAGAGCAGCGGGTTCGCCTGGACATCCCCGGCGTAGACCGAGTCGAGCTCGTGCTCCAGGCGCCGGGCCAGCGCCGGCGCCTCGTCACTTCGGCCGAGGTCGATCAGATCGTCGGCGTAGCGGCACCAGGCGTACAACACCGCGGCGTCCTGGCGGCGCTCCTCGGGCAGCAGACGCGCCGCCAGCGCGAAGCTCTTGCTGTGGTGCTCGAGCACCGCGAGCGCGTCGCCCTTCACGCCGCCTGCTCCTTGGCGAGATCTTCCAGGATCACGGCCAGCGTGGCCTTCGCCGAGTTGATCACCCCGGGCAGGCCCGCGCCCGGGTGCGTGCCCGCGCCCACGATGTAGAGCCCGGGGATCTTCGGGTCGCGGTTGTGCGGCCGGAACCACGCGCTCTGCGTCAGCTTGGGGGCCACCGAGAAGGCCGAGCCGTGGAAGGCCGAGAGCTCGCTCTGGAAGTCCTGGGGGGTGAACCAGCGCTTGGTGACCACGTGCTGGCGCAGCTCCGGCATCAGGCGCTCGAGCGAACCCAAGATCTTGTCGGCGTAGGCCGGCGCCTCCTTCTCCCAGTCGATGGGCGCGTTGCCCAGGTGCGGCACCGGCGACAGCACGTAATACGCGCCGCAGCCCGCTGGCGCCAGGGACGGATCGGTCACGGTCGGCGCGTGCAGGTAGAGGCTGAAGTCGTCCGGCAGCGTGTCGCCGTCGAAGATGTCCCGGAGCAGCCCTTCGTAGCGCGGGCCGAACACCACCGTGTGGTGCGCGATGTCGTAGCTCTTGTCGGTGCCGAAGTAGAGCACGAACAGGCTCATCGACCAGTCGGCCTTCTCCAGCTTCTGGCGCGTGCGCTCCGCGCGAGCGTCGCCGGCATAGAGCTTCGCGTAGGTGTGGTGGAGGTCGGCGTTCGACACCACCAGATCGAACGTCTCCTGCCCGCGCTCGCTCGTGACCACGTGTACGGTGCGCCCGGCCTCCTCGCGGAGCTCGATGCCGCGCACGGGCGTGGAGAGACGGAGCTCGCCGCCGAGCTCCAGGTAGAGCCGCACCAGGGCTTGGACCAGCGCGCCGGTGCCGCCACGCGGGAAGAACACGCCCCACTTGCGCTCCAGGTAGTGGATCAGCGTGTAGATGGAGCTGGTCTCGAAGGGATTCCCGCCCACCAGGAGGGAGTGGAAGGACAGCGCCTGGCGCACGTGCTCGTTCTGGACGAAGCGCGCGACCGTGGCGTACACGCTGCGATCGGCGCGCAGCATGGCGAGGTCCGGCGCCACCTTCAGCATGTCGAAGAAGCGCAAGAAAGGCGTCGCTGCGAGCTCCTCGTAACCCTTCTCGAAGACCTTCTTGGTGTAGTCCACGAAGCGCAGGTAGCCGTCGGCGTCCGCGGGGTTGCGCGCGCGGATCTGCTCCAGCATCGCCTCGGAGTCGCCCACGTAGTCGAAGGCGTCGCCGTCGCTCCAGGCAAGCCGGTAGAACGGCGTCACCGGGAGCATCTCCACGTAGTCCGCCATGTTGCGCCCGGTGAGCTGGAACAGCTCCTCGATGCACTGCGGAGCCGTGATCACCGTGGGACCGGCGTCGAAGGTGAAGCCGTCTTGCTGGTACACGTAGGCGCGCCCGCCGGGCTTGTCCCGCGCCTCGAAGAGCACGCTCTGGACCCCCGCCGCTTGCAGGCGAATCGCCGCCGCGAGCCCGCCGAAACCACTGCCCACGACTGCTGCGCGGCGCGGCCGCGCGTGCATTCCAGAAATTCGTTCAGCCATAGCTCCTCCCGAGCAACTCGATCTCTGCCTTCACGTCCGCGAGCGCCGGCACGTGGCCGACGACCGCTTCCAACTCGACGAAAGCCCGCGCCAGGTGGCGCGACACCACCTCGCGTCCGCTCCGTCCGATCAGCTCGCGCAGCTGCTCGGCGAGGAGCTCCGGGTGCGCGTCGCGGCGGTGAACCTGTCGCGCCAGCAAAACCAGCTTGGCGTAGTGCATCGGGTCGAGCTCCCGCGCGACCCAAGCGAAGGGCCAGGTGGGTCGCCCGCCCAGCAGGTCTTCGTGGCCTTTGTGACAGCGCGCCTCGCTGACGATTCCGCCGAGATCGTCGAGCATCTGAAGGGCCATGCCGAGCCGCTGCCCGAAGCTGCCGAGCGCCGCGACCAGGGGGCGTGGGGCGCCGGCGGCGACCGCGCCGAGCTCGGCGCCGAGCTGCATCAGCGCTCCCGTCTTGAGGCGCGTCGTCACGCTGACGACGCTTGGCACGTCGCGCTGGGCCAGGTCGAAGACGCGCGTGGAGAGATCCAGAGCCTGGCCCTGGTGCGCGCGCAGGAGCGTGCGGTCCACCAGCCGCCGCACCCCGAGCTCGATGGGCGGCGCCAGCTGCATTCGCTCGATCAAGGCGTCCGGCCAGAAGTAGAGCCAGGAGCCCGCGTTCAGCGCCCGCGGCAGTCCCCACTTCTTGTGCAACGCGAGCTCGCCGCGCCGGTAGGTCGAATCGTCCTCGATGTCGTCCACGATCAGCGACCCGGCGTGCAGCACCTCGACCACCAGCCTGAGCTCGGGCGGCGGAGCGCCGCGCTGTCCGGCCATCTCCCAGGCCAGGTCCACCAGGCGCGCGCGAAACTCCTTGCCGGGGCGCGACAAGAAGTCCGCCAAGGGAGCGTAGAGCGACTCGTCCCACACGGCCCAGGGCAGCTTCTCGCCAGCGAGCGCGAGCACGCGTTCGAGCTCCGCTTCCGAGAACTGCTCTGCGAGCGCCTCGAGGACGGGTGGATTTCGGTCGATGACTAGCGCGGTGTTCGTCATGCTGTGGCTCCGGTTTCGAAGGCGAGGCGTACGGACAGACCGCGGGGCGGCCGGCCGCACAGGATGCGGGCGCGGTCCGTCGCGGTGGTGCTCATGGCGTAGAAGCGAGCGATGGTCGGCTCGGGCAGCGCGTAGAAGCGCTCCAGCACGTTCCAGCGATCCTCCGGCCGAAACGCGCCGAAGAGCAGCCGATTCAGGAAGGCGAAGAAGCGCTGCTGCTTGCCGTGCTCTCGGCACAGGCGCTGCCACTCCGGTCCGAACGGGCTCCTGCCGAAGCTGCTCGCGAGGTGCAGCGCCACCCGCACGGCGGCAGGGAACGAGTAGCCGGTAGTCGGGTGAAACCAGCCTCCGCCATAGCCCGCCTGCAGGGGTAGCTCCGAGCGCGGCGCGCCCATGGAGCGGGCCGGGATGGGCAGCACGCCGGTCTCCTGTCGGGCGATCGCCGAGATCGCGAAGCCGCTCCGCGCCGCGTAGCCCAGCACCTGAGCACGAAGCTCGGGAGCGTTCAGCTCGGGTGAATCGGAGTAATAGGTGTCCTCGACCAGCACGCGCCGCGGGTCGAGCGGCAGGACGTAGAAGAAACGGAAGCCGTCGGTCTGCGGCACCCGCGCGTCCATCAAGACGGGGTGGGTCAGCCCGTGCGGCGCGTCGAGCTCGAGCTCGAGCCCGAGGAACTTCTGGTAGGCGACGCGGTCGCCGCACGCGAACCGCTTGGGGCCCCGCGCGTCCACTACCAGCTGGGCCTCGAGGCGCCGCCCGTCGCCGAGCTCGATGCCCCTCGCGTCGATGCCCACCGCCGGCGAGCGGGTGAGGAGCAGCGCGCGCGGGCTCGCGCGGAAGCGCTGCTCCACCACCTCCGCGAAGCGCTCGCTGGTGACGGCGGCGTACGCGGTGTCCACCGAGCGGCTGCGGTTCGGGAAGAAGACGTCGTAGCGATCCCAGCGGGCCGCCACCAGCGGCGCCACCAGCTCGGCTCCGTCGCCCGAGAGGTCGCCAGCGTGGAAGCACCAGGTGTGGTTGCCCCCGAGGCGGGGTCCCGCCTCGACCAGCGCGACCCGAGCTGCCGGCTCTCGCCCGAGGACGGCAAGGGCTGCCAGGCCGCCTTGGAGGCCGCCGCCGAGGATGGCGATGTCGAAGTTCTGCGCGGGCATGTCTTGATTGTGTCTAGATTATTGGAGCACGGATTGCGCGTGTCAAGGGACATGTCTAATTTATGTCTACTATGATGACCGATGCACTCCCGCGCTCAGCTCCGACCGGAGCCTGGCGAGGGGCGGATGCCGTCACGCGCGCGCCGTCAGGCCGACAGGAGCTCGCGCGCAGCCGACGAGATCGCGAGCACCCCCGGGTGGCGGATCCGCCGCTCGAGGCTGATGGCGAAGTACCGCTCCTTCAGCGCCGGCACGCGCCCGACCACCCTGACGGCGTACTGCTCGCAGATCTCTTGCTCCATCGCGCTCGGCCCGACGAAGGCCCCCACTCCGGCCTCACCCAACACCTTGGCGAGCGCGCTGTCGTCCACCTCCGCGACCACCAGGGGACGAAGCTCGTGGGAGTCGAGCCAGCCGTCGAGCTCACGGCGCAGCACGCTTTGCCGTCCTGGGATGACGAACGGAGCACCGTCGAGGCAGCGGGGGAATCCGCGACCGATCTTCGCCGCGAGCTGCGGCGCCGCGAAGATGGTCGTTCCGCTCTCACCGAGCAGGTGGTTGAAGGCGCGGGTGCCGGAGCTGGGCGACAGCGGGCAATCGGAGAGCACCAGATCGAGCTCGTGGCTGCCGAGCGCCGCGACCAGGCGCTCCACTGGTCCTTCGCGACACACCAGGCGCACCGGGTGCTCCAGATGGAACGCGGGCTCGATCATCCGGTAGACGACGAGCTTCGGCAGCACGTCGGCGATGCCGACGACCAAGCGCTGCACTCGCCCGCTGGAGCGCCCCTTCACGGCGTCGAGCAGCTCTTGGCCGATGCCGAAGATCTCGTCGGCGTGCTGGTAGACGACCGTGCCGAGCTCGGTCAGCACCAGCCCGCGGCCGCGTCGCTCGAACAGGTCGCCGCCCAGGCTCTCGCCCAGGGCGCGGATCTGGGCGCTGAGGGTGGGCTGGGCCAGCCTGAGCTTCTCCGCCGCCCGGCTCACCCCGCCTTCTTTGGCCGCCAGCCAGAAGTAGTACAGGTGGTGATAGTTGAGCCATTCCATGGCCTGGAGCTTAGTATTGTAAAAACCTATGTGAAGGCCCCAATGTATCTATTGGCGTCGGGGCCGACGCTGACCCACATCGGTGCCGATGCAGCAATCGATCGGCAGCCCGCTGATGTGGCTCGGGTTCGTGGTCTTCGTGCTGGTGATGTTGGCGCTCGACCTCGGCGTCTTCCACCGCCGCCCGCACGAGGTGTCGATGCGCGAGGCGGGGATCTGGAGCGCCGTCTGGGTCGCCATGTCGGGAGTCTTCGCGGTCGGCCTCTACTCGCTGTTCGGCGGCGCCAAGGCGCTGGAGTTCACCACCGGCTACTTGATCGAGAAGGCGCTGTCCGTCGACAACATCTTCGTCTTCGTCGTCATCTTCGCGGCCTTCTCCATCCCCGCTGCCTACCAGCACCGCGTGCTGTTCTGGGGCATCCTGGGCGCGCTGGTGATGCGCGCAATCTTCATCGGAGCCGGCGCCGCGCTGCTCGCGCGCTTCCACTTCGTGATGTACATCTTCGGCGCCTTGCTCGTCCTGACCGGCGCGAAGCTCTTCTTCGCCAAGACCGAGGCCGAGCAGAACCCCGCCGACAGCTGGGTCTACCGCACCTTCCAGAGGCTGGTGCCCGCCACCAAGGAGCTCCGCGGCAGCAAGTTCCTGGTCCGCGAAGGTGGCAAGTGGCTTGCCACGCCGCTCTTGGCGGTGCTGGTGCTGGTCGAGGTCACCGACGTGATCTTCGCGGTGGACTCGGTGCCGGCCATCTTCGCCGTGACGCGCGATCCGTTCATCGTCTTCACCTCGAACATCTTCGCGATCCTCGGCCTGCGCTCGATGTACTTCCTCTTGGCGGGCATCGTGCACAAGTTCCACTACTTGAAGCCGGCCCTGGCCATCATCTTGACCTTCGTCGGCATCAAGCTCCTGCTCGCCGGCGTCGCGCCCATTCCGACGGCCGTGTCGCTGGCGGTGATCGCCGCGCTCGTGACCGGCGGCGTGGTGCTCTCGCTGCTCAGGCCCAGGGCGCCGGCGGCCGAGCCGGTGCCCGTGCGCATCGACGGGGCCTGAGCCACGCGAGGGCGTGGTGAGCGTACCGGCCCGACGCGTCCGGGCGCTGAACGACGCGCCGATCGGGCGCGGCGACTACGTCCTTTACTGGATGGTTGCCGCGCGGCGCACACGCTCGAGCTTCGCGCTCGACCGAGCCGTGGAGCGGGCGCGCGAGCTGGGCGTGCCGCTCCTGGTCTTCGAGCCGCTCCGCGCGGCGTACCCCTGGGCGAGCGAGCGCCTGAGCGCCTTCGTCATCGACGGCATGCGCGACAACGCCGAGCGCTGCGCGCGAGCCGGAGTGGCCTACTACCCCTGGGTCGAGCCCGAGGCCGGCGCCGGCCGGGGCCTGCTCGAGGCGCTCGCCGCGCGAGCCTCGCTGGTCGTCAGCGACGAGCAGGCCGGATTCTTCCAGCCTCGGATGCTCGCGGCCGCGGCGGCTAGGCTCCCGGTGCGACTCGAAGCAGTGGACGGCGTCGGGCTCCTGCCCGTGCGCGCGACCGAAGGCGCGTTCGCCCGCGCGGTGGACTTCCGGCGCTTCCTCCAGAAGGCCCTGCCCGCAGAGCTCGCGGCGCTGCCCGAACGCGATCCGCTGCGCGCCGCCCGCGGCTTGCCCAAGCTCGCCGCGCTCCCGTCGGTCGTGACCGAGCGCTGGGGCAGGCCATTCCTCGACGGGTCTGGCGATCCGCTTCGGCTCCGCGGCGGCGCGAACGCAGCGGCGGCGCGCCTGGCCGACTTCATCGACCACAAGCTGCCGCGCTACGAAGAGCGCAGGCACCCCGACCTGGACGCCGGGAGCGGGCTCTCGCCCTACTTGCACTTCGGTCACGTCGGCGTCCACGAGATCTGGCAGGCGCTGGTGGAGCGCGAAGGCTGGACACCGGAAGCGCTCTCGCCGCGCAGCGCCGGGCAGAAGGAGGGGTTCTGGGGCAAAAGCGCCCAGGCTGAGGCGTTCCTCGACGAGCTCGTGACCTGGCGT contains:
- a CDS encoding phytoene desaturase, with amino-acid sequence MHARPRRAAVVGSGFGGLAAAIRLQAAGVQSVLFEARDKPGGRAYVYQQDGFTFDAGPTVITAPQCIEELFQLTGRNMADYVEMLPVTPFYRLAWSDGDAFDYVGDSEAMLEQIRARNPADADGYLRFVDYTKKVFEKGYEELAATPFLRFFDMLKVAPDLAMLRADRSVYATVARFVQNEHVRQALSFHSLLVGGNPFETSSIYTLIHYLERKWGVFFPRGGTGALVQALVRLYLELGGELRLSTPVRGIELREEAGRTVHVVTSERGQETFDLVVSNADLHHTYAKLYAGDARAERTRQKLEKADWSMSLFVLYFGTDKSYDIAHHTVVFGPRYEGLLRDIFDGDTLPDDFSLYLHAPTVTDPSLAPAGCGAYYVLSPVPHLGNAPIDWEKEAPAYADKILGSLERLMPELRQHVVTKRWFTPQDFQSELSAFHGSAFSVAPKLTQSAWFRPHNRDPKIPGLYIVGAGTHPGAGLPGVINSAKATLAVILEDLAKEQAA
- a CDS encoding phytoene/squalene synthase family protein; the encoded protein is MKGDALAVLEHHSKSFALAARLLPEERRQDAAVLYAWCRYADDLIDLGRSDEAPALARRLEHELDSVYAGDVQANPLLSAFQQVVRARGIPREYPAELLRGMRMDAEGFRYRSLDDLLLYCHRVAGVVGLMMCHVLGVSDPRALRHAAHLGMGMQLTNIVRDVREDRGRGRVYLPAELGSASEARAAERLLREADRFYDSGRRGLSALDARSAFAVRTAGLVYAAIGREIRRRRFDLGSRAVVPRWKKLLLCARAALSSLLELPRRLLTPRAPLRALPIARYPDDVLPI
- the crtY gene encoding lycopene beta-cyclase CrtY, producing the protein MPAQNFDIAILGGGLQGGLAALAVLGREPAARVALVEAGPRLGGNHTWCFHAGDLSGDGAELVAPLVAARWDRYDVFFPNRSRSVDTAYAAVTSERFAEVVEQRFRASPRALLLTRSPAVGIDARGIELGDGRRLEAQLVVDARGPKRFACGDRVAYQKFLGLELELDAPHGLTHPVLMDARVPQTDGFRFFYVLPLDPRRVLVEDTYYSDSPELNAPELRAQVLGYAARSGFAISAIARQETGVLPIPARSMGAPRSELPLQAGYGGGWFHPTTGYSFPAAVRVALHLASSFGRSPFGPEWQRLCREHGKQQRFFAFLNRLLFGAFRPEDRWNVLERFYALPEPTIARFYAMSTTATDRARILCGRPPRGLSVRLAFETGATA
- a CDS encoding polyprenyl synthetase family protein translates to MTNTALVIDRNPPVLEALAEQFSEAELERVLALAGEKLPWAVWDESLYAPLADFLSRPGKEFRARLVDLAWEMAGQRGAPPPELRLVVEVLHAGSLIVDDIEDDSTYRRGELALHKKWGLPRALNAGSWLYFWPDALIERMQLAPPIELGVRRLVDRTLLRAHQGQALDLSTRVFDLAQRDVPSVVSVTTRLKTGALMQLGAELGAVAAGAPRPLVAALGSFGQRLGMALQMLDDLGGIVSEARCHKGHEDLLGGRPTWPFAWVARELDPMHYAKLVLLARQVHRRDAHPELLAEQLRELIGRSGREVVSRHLARAFVELEAVVGHVPALADVKAEIELLGRSYG
- a CDS encoding TerC family protein; translated protein: MQQSIGSPLMWLGFVVFVLVMLALDLGVFHRRPHEVSMREAGIWSAVWVAMSGVFAVGLYSLFGGAKALEFTTGYLIEKALSVDNIFVFVVIFAAFSIPAAYQHRVLFWGILGALVMRAIFIGAGAALLARFHFVMYIFGALLVLTGAKLFFAKTEAEQNPADSWVYRTFQRLVPATKELRGSKFLVREGGKWLATPLLAVLVLVEVTDVIFAVDSVPAIFAVTRDPFIVFTSNIFAILGLRSMYFLLAGIVHKFHYLKPALAIILTFVGIKLLLAGVAPIPTAVSLAVIAALVTGGVVLSLLRPRAPAAEPVPVRIDGA
- a CDS encoding deoxyribodipyrimidine photolyase, whose amino-acid sequence is MVSVPARRVRALNDAPIGRGDYVLYWMVAARRTRSSFALDRAVERARELGVPLLVFEPLRAAYPWASERLSAFVIDGMRDNAERCARAGVAYYPWVEPEAGAGRGLLEALAARASLVVSDEQAGFFQPRMLAAAAARLPVRLEAVDGVGLLPVRATEGAFARAVDFRRFLQKALPAELAALPERDPLRAARGLPKLAALPSVVTERWGRPFLDGSGDPLRLRGGANAAAARLADFIDHKLPRYEERRHPDLDAGSGLSPYLHFGHVGVHEIWQALVEREGWTPEALSPRSAGQKEGFWGKSAQAEAFLDELVTWRELGHNFCAHRADFDQYESLPSWARATLEKHARDPRPRIYSREELERAETHDPVWNAAQRELLQTGLMHNYLRMLWGKKILEWSPSPRDALSTLIELNNKYALDGRDPNSYSGIFWCLGRYDRPWAPERPIFGCVRYMSSDATLKKLRMKRYLARYGTP
- a CDS encoding MerR family transcriptional regulator, encoding MTTDDETPRHRIGAVARLTGISTHALRVWERRYGTLKPQRSDGGDRLYSDGDVQRLRMIKRLLGLGHGIGDVARLPAPELAKLLSLHDEPKSEPAPEPALALVERYLEHIERLDLALAEQTLAGAALALPRRELIDQVLVPLLHELGSRWQEGELHVAHEHAASAMVRSQLGAMLRLFAPDGGAPSAVATTPSGEHHELGALMAAVTAAMSGWRSLYLGPNLPVAEVVRAVKSSASDAVLLSCVSLDGAIALPFIAELDAALPPHTTLVLGGHSAQSLTSLPRGVVRVADLAELESWLSGRVSPTTGRRAGRGR
- the nhaR gene encoding transcriptional activator NhaR, whose translation is MEWLNYHHLYYFWLAAKEGGVSRAAEKLRLAQPTLSAQIRALGESLGGDLFERRGRGLVLTELGTVVYQHADEIFGIGQELLDAVKGRSSGRVQRLVVGIADVLPKLVVYRMIEPAFHLEHPVRLVCREGPVERLVAALGSHELDLVLSDCPLSPSSGTRAFNHLLGESGTTIFAAPQLAAKIGRGFPRCLDGAPFVIPGRQSVLRRELDGWLDSHELRPLVVAEVDDSALAKVLGEAGVGAFVGPSAMEQEICEQYAVRVVGRVPALKERYFAISLERRIRHPGVLAISSAARELLSA